In the Deinococcus ficus genome, one interval contains:
- a CDS encoding protein kinase domain-containing protein encodes MSWALLLSLFAVAFLLSVRAPERVLALLLTALGLVAAGLLAYLAVQVGTDPAGWQSGRLTGPLTALGFVVGSGLVLMGRMLTPSLDRPSPLLSVPFRAVSQTNAGARRTASGTASRRSALNAPLTDVDFQEYDVLERIGIGGMGSVYKARRRTDGRIVALKVPQEKYLADAKFVKRFYREAEVLKRFNHPNIVRVYDYRMQDPEHYIAMEYLEGQSLETLLEERKLDFSEATQMIRAMADALRHIHMQNVVHRDIKPANVMVLRGAFVDGRLREGGVKLMDFGIAVGKVLTRLTMTGARVGTPIYMAPEQAKGNRVDARSDVYSLGLLAYEMVAGQTAFKGSYEAVVHQQVFESPKPPKQVRLEVPGRLNDLILHMIEKDPAQRPTLDEVIARLDAGVMTDDAFNEPVALALSVQERRGTLRLLDLKGKLRVSLRDQRATEDGLPGVPVAIAGDARGHLFVALQDYRQGRSGALIRKLDAAGQEQLSFGAYGLGEAELLKPVSMTLSGGRLYVLDAEACRVVVYEDGQYVHAFGGIGKGNGRFEKPRVVAAAPGGEVYVLDMGAQEVQRFTPHGEYLSRYAFRMDRTSETLRPLDGLAVDASGAVYIADSVARKLRKIEADGTPGLTFTLESLVGEATDAPWLLSVAPGGEIFAMRQGGQVLRTFSAAGDLLSQTDMYAPVQALTVVERPVVNVPRAGLPA; translated from the coding sequence GTGAGCTGGGCGCTGCTTCTTTCCCTGTTCGCTGTGGCGTTCCTGCTCAGCGTCCGCGCGCCCGAGCGCGTGCTCGCCCTGCTGCTCACCGCGCTGGGGCTCGTGGCGGCGGGCCTGCTGGCGTACCTGGCGGTCCAGGTGGGCACCGACCCGGCCGGGTGGCAGAGTGGCCGCCTGACGGGGCCCCTCACCGCGCTGGGCTTCGTGGTCGGCTCGGGCCTGGTGCTGATGGGCCGGATGCTCACGCCGTCCCTGGACCGTCCCTCCCCGCTGCTCAGCGTGCCGTTCCGCGCCGTGTCGCAGACGAACGCCGGCGCGCGGCGCACCGCCAGTGGCACCGCGTCGCGCCGCAGCGCCCTGAACGCCCCGCTGACCGACGTGGACTTCCAGGAGTACGACGTGCTGGAACGCATCGGGATCGGCGGGATGGGCAGCGTGTACAAGGCCCGCCGCCGCACCGACGGCCGGATCGTGGCGCTGAAGGTCCCGCAGGAGAAGTACCTCGCCGACGCGAAGTTCGTGAAGCGCTTCTACCGCGAGGCGGAGGTCCTCAAGCGCTTCAACCACCCGAACATCGTGCGGGTGTACGACTACCGCATGCAGGACCCCGAGCATTACATCGCCATGGAATACCTCGAGGGCCAGAGCCTGGAGACGCTTCTTGAGGAACGCAAGCTCGACTTCAGCGAGGCCACCCAGATGATCCGCGCCATGGCCGACGCGCTGCGCCACATTCACATGCAGAACGTCGTGCACCGCGACATCAAGCCCGCCAACGTGATGGTCCTGCGTGGCGCGTTCGTGGACGGCCGCCTGCGCGAGGGCGGCGTGAAACTCATGGACTTCGGCATCGCGGTCGGCAAGGTCCTGACCCGCCTCACCATGACCGGCGCCCGGGTCGGCACGCCCATCTACATGGCGCCCGAACAGGCCAAGGGCAACCGCGTGGACGCCCGCAGCGACGTGTACTCCCTGGGCCTGCTGGCCTACGAGATGGTCGCCGGTCAGACCGCCTTCAAGGGCAGTTACGAGGCCGTGGTGCACCAGCAGGTGTTCGAGTCGCCCAAGCCACCCAAGCAGGTGCGGCTGGAAGTGCCGGGCCGCCTGAACGACCTGATCCTGCACATGATCGAGAAAGACCCCGCCCAGCGCCCTACGCTCGACGAGGTGATCGCCCGCCTGGACGCCGGCGTGATGACCGACGACGCCTTCAACGAGCCGGTTGCGCTGGCCCTGAGCGTGCAGGAGCGGCGCGGCACGCTGCGCCTGCTGGACCTGAAAGGCAAGCTGCGGGTCAGCCTGCGCGATCAGCGCGCCACCGAGGACGGCCTGCCCGGCGTGCCGGTCGCCATCGCCGGGGACGCCCGCGGGCACCTGTTCGTGGCGCTGCAGGACTACCGCCAGGGCCGCAGCGGCGCGCTGATCCGCAAACTGGACGCCGCCGGGCAGGAGCAGCTGAGTTTCGGCGCGTACGGCCTGGGCGAGGCCGAGTTGCTCAAGCCGGTGTCCATGACCCTGTCCGGCGGGCGCCTGTACGTCCTGGACGCCGAGGCCTGCCGGGTCGTGGTGTACGAGGACGGCCAGTACGTGCACGCCTTCGGCGGGATCGGCAAGGGCAACGGCCGCTTCGAGAAACCCCGCGTGGTCGCGGCCGCTCCGGGCGGCGAGGTGTACGTGCTGGACATGGGCGCCCAGGAGGTGCAGCGCTTCACGCCGCACGGCGAGTACCTCAGCCGCTACGCCTTCCGCATGGACCGCACCAGCGAGACCCTGCGGCCCCTGGACGGCCTGGCCGTGGACGCCAGCGGCGCGGTGTACATCGCCGACAGCGTGGCCCGCAAGCTGCGCAAGATCGAGGCGGACGGCACCCCCGGCCTCACCTTCACCCTGGAGTCCCTGGTCGGGGAGGCCACGGACGCGCCCTGGCTGCTCAGCGTCGCGCCGGGCGGCGAGATCTTCGCCATGCGGCAGGGCGGGCAGGTGCTGCGCACCTTCTCCGCCGCCGGGGACCTGCTCAGCCAGACGGATATGTACGCGCCTGTGCAGGCGCTCACCGTCGTGGAACGCCCCGTGGTCAATGTTCCCCGGGCGGGGCTGCCCGCATGA
- a CDS encoding glycosyltransferase family 2 protein, with protein sequence MRTGSTSAAAAAPRVAVVIPAFNEEQTVGAVVQAALTLTPEVIVASDGSGDDTAGAARRAGAQVVELPVNAGKGPALLAALHAAQAEFVVMLDADLVGLTREHLELMLRPVLAGTLDMSIGVFEGGGFVTDWGNKLTPHLSGQRACRRDWLLGVPDLAVERWPEPAITAHLKSCGARWDYVELPQVAQVVKEKKRGFWQGAKARTKMYAHLMTYRARRKT encoded by the coding sequence ATGAGGACCGGCTCCACTTCTGCCGCGGCCGCCGCGCCCCGCGTGGCGGTGGTGATTCCGGCGTTCAACGAGGAGCAGACCGTGGGCGCGGTGGTGCAGGCGGCCCTGACGCTCACGCCGGAGGTGATCGTCGCGTCGGACGGCAGCGGCGACGACACGGCCGGCGCGGCCCGCCGGGCCGGCGCGCAGGTGGTGGAACTGCCCGTGAACGCCGGGAAAGGCCCGGCCCTGCTGGCCGCGCTGCACGCCGCGCAGGCGGAGTTCGTGGTGATGCTGGACGCCGACCTCGTCGGCCTGACCCGCGAGCACCTGGAGCTGATGCTGCGCCCGGTGCTCGCCGGGACGCTGGACATGAGCATCGGCGTGTTCGAGGGGGGCGGCTTCGTGACGGACTGGGGCAACAAACTCACGCCGCACCTGAGCGGGCAGCGCGCCTGCCGCCGCGACTGGCTGCTGGGCGTGCCGGACCTGGCCGTGGAACGCTGGCCGGAACCGGCGATCACCGCGCACCTCAAATCGTGCGGCGCGCGGTGGGATTACGTGGAGCTGCCGCAGGTGGCGCAGGTGGTCAAGGAGAAGAAGCGCGGATTCTGGCAGGGCGCCAAGGCGCGCACGAAGATGTACGCGCACCTGATGACGTACCGCGCCCGCCGGAAGACCTGA
- the proC gene encoding pyrroline-5-carboxylate reductase — protein sequence MKLAIVGVGKLGLSLLEGVTRRSVLAPQDIGLIDIHTERTAEIAERTGAVLLDPAQLGRAERIVIALQPRAFPAAAEWLAQENAGYISTMAGVSLSALSRRLGTKRVVRVMPNLGATIGLSQTAIAAPKEAVQAGDHAFAHQLFDAVGDAYDLPENLFDVFTGMSASGPGYAAVVAEALADGAVRMGMPRALAQELAAKLLVTSGELLQRRLHPGLLKDEVASPGGTTIAGLSALESAGVRGGLMAAVEAATRRSTDLGRDQE from the coding sequence ATGAAGCTCGCCATCGTCGGCGTCGGCAAACTTGGCCTGTCCCTGCTGGAGGGCGTCACCCGGCGCAGCGTGCTCGCCCCGCAGGACATCGGCCTGATCGACATTCACACCGAACGCACCGCGGAGATCGCCGAACGCACCGGCGCCGTCCTCCTCGACCCGGCGCAGCTCGGCCGGGCCGAGCGCATCGTGATCGCCCTGCAGCCCCGCGCCTTCCCGGCCGCCGCCGAGTGGCTCGCGCAGGAGAACGCCGGGTACATCAGCACCATGGCCGGCGTGAGCCTCAGCGCCCTGTCGCGCCGCCTGGGCACCAAACGCGTCGTGCGGGTCATGCCGAACCTGGGCGCCACCATCGGCCTCAGCCAGACCGCCATCGCCGCGCCGAAGGAGGCCGTGCAGGCCGGCGACCATGCCTTCGCGCACCAGCTGTTCGACGCAGTCGGGGACGCCTACGACCTCCCGGAGAACCTGTTCGACGTGTTCACCGGCATGAGCGCCAGCGGCCCCGGGTACGCCGCCGTGGTCGCCGAGGCCCTCGCCGACGGCGCCGTGCGCATGGGCATGCCCCGCGCGCTCGCGCAGGAACTCGCGGCGAAACTCCTGGTCACCAGCGGCGAACTGCTGCAACGCCGCCTGCACCCCGGCCTGCTCAAGGACGAGGTCGCCAGCCCCGGCGGCACCACCATCGCCGGCCTCAGCGCCCTGGAATCCGCCGGCGTGCGCGGGGGCCTGATGGCCGCCGTGGAGGCCGCCACCCGCCGCAGCACCGACCTGGGCCGCGACCAGGAGTAA
- a CDS encoding 50S ribosomal protein L11 methyltransferase gives MLVYELPGTFETREAHLDLLWEAGATGLEERAGVIRAYFDEETAVPAAVADGEWKREADQDWQAEFKANLRPVQAGRVTIVPPWLRQDVPAGQVGLVIEPGMAFGTGHHATTRMAVEALSALDLGGVRVLDVGTGSGVLGIAAALLGADLAYGVDIDPITIPIARENAEINGVPAGRVRFEEGTLGEELPDDVAPGGVFGVVVANLYAELHDLLAGEYAAHLTPGGPLVLTGILTSKLALVRAALDREGFTGVQVREDGEWALVTATAPA, from the coding sequence ATGCTGGTGTACGAGTTGCCCGGAACCTTCGAGACGCGCGAGGCGCACCTGGACCTGCTGTGGGAGGCCGGCGCGACCGGCCTGGAGGAGCGGGCCGGGGTGATCCGCGCCTACTTCGACGAGGAGACGGCGGTGCCGGCCGCGGTGGCGGACGGGGAGTGGAAGCGCGAGGCGGACCAGGACTGGCAGGCGGAGTTCAAGGCGAACCTCCGGCCCGTGCAGGCGGGCCGCGTGACCATCGTGCCGCCGTGGCTGCGCCAGGACGTCCCGGCCGGGCAGGTGGGGCTGGTGATCGAGCCGGGCATGGCGTTCGGCACCGGGCACCACGCGACGACCCGCATGGCCGTGGAGGCCCTGTCCGCCCTGGACCTGGGCGGCGTTCGGGTGCTGGACGTGGGCACCGGGAGCGGCGTGCTGGGGATCGCGGCGGCCCTGCTGGGCGCGGACCTGGCGTACGGGGTGGACATCGACCCGATCACCATTCCGATCGCGCGGGAGAACGCGGAGATCAACGGCGTGCCGGCGGGCCGTGTGCGGTTCGAGGAGGGCACGCTGGGCGAGGAACTGCCGGACGACGTGGCGCCGGGCGGGGTGTTCGGCGTGGTGGTGGCGAACCTGTACGCCGAACTGCACGACCTGCTGGCCGGGGAGTACGCGGCGCACCTGACGCCGGGCGGGCCGCTGGTCCTGACCGGGATTCTCACGTCGAAGCTGGCGCTGGTGCGCGCCGCCCTGGACCGCGAGGGGTTCACGGGCGTGCAGGTGCGGGAGGACGGGGAGTGGGCGCTGGTCACGGCGACCGCCCCGGCGTGA
- a CDS encoding 16S rRNA (uracil(1498)-N(3))-methyltransferase gives MVLGPAEARHLSVLRLAPGAAVVVFDGRGGEARATVAELDDTRAVLHLGEATQGAQETPQPLTLAASLLKGDKLAEVVRAATELGVARIQLVVPRRADAREIGAQKLLRLARVAQEASKQSRRAVIPEVLAPVALDALAWEGTLLVAQPGSAVRVTDAVDWTRPVTVLTGPEGGLTAEEVAALVARGAQAVTLGPRILRAETAPVALLGAIAALGQ, from the coding sequence ATGGTGCTGGGCCCGGCAGAGGCGCGGCACCTGAGCGTGCTGCGGCTCGCGCCGGGCGCAGCGGTGGTGGTGTTCGACGGGCGGGGCGGGGAGGCGCGGGCGACCGTGGCCGAACTGGACGACACCCGCGCCGTCCTGCACCTGGGTGAGGCGACGCAGGGCGCGCAGGAAACGCCGCAGCCGCTCACGCTGGCCGCGTCCCTGTTGAAGGGGGACAAGCTGGCGGAGGTCGTGCGCGCCGCCACGGAGCTGGGCGTGGCGCGCATTCAGCTGGTGGTGCCGCGCCGCGCGGACGCCCGCGAGATCGGCGCGCAGAAGCTGCTGCGCCTGGCGCGGGTGGCGCAGGAAGCCAGCAAGCAGTCCCGCCGCGCGGTGATTCCGGAGGTGCTCGCCCCGGTTGCCCTGGACGCGCTGGCCTGGGAGGGGACGCTGCTGGTGGCGCAGCCCGGCTCCGCGGTGCGGGTGACGGACGCGGTGGACTGGACGCGCCCGGTGACGGTCCTGACCGGCCCGGAGGGCGGCCTGACCGCCGAGGAGGTCGCCGCCCTGGTGGCGCGCGGCGCGCAGGCGGTCACGCTGGGGCCGCGGATCCTGCGGGCGGAGACGGCGCCGGTGGCCCTGCTGGGTGCCATCGCCGCCCTGGGGCAGTAG
- a CDS encoding branched-chain amino acid aminotransferase produces MTTQERQATQDPQVKKTVDIDWANLGFSYIRTDQRYLAHWRDGHWDEGHLTEDNQIHIAEGATALHYGQQCFEGLKAYRCKDGSINLFRPDRNAARMQDSCRRLLMPEISTEQFIEACRQVVRANEHFIPPYGTGGSFYLRPFLIGVGDNLGVRTAPEFLFSVFGVPVGPYFKGGLTPMNFITTSFDRAAPHGTGAAKVGGNYAASLMPGHEAKERKFADAIYLDPATHTKIEEVGAANFFAITRDGTTFVTPKSPSILPSITKYSLLWLAEHRLGLKVVEGDVRVDELDQFAEAGACGTAAVITPVGGIQHGEHFHVFHSETEPGPITRRLYDELTGIQFGDVEAPEGWIVKV; encoded by the coding sequence ATGACCACGCAGGAAAGGCAGGCCACGCAGGACCCGCAGGTGAAGAAGACCGTGGACATCGACTGGGCGAACCTCGGGTTCAGTTACATCCGCACCGACCAGCGGTACCTTGCCCACTGGCGTGACGGCCACTGGGACGAAGGGCACCTCACCGAGGACAACCAGATCCACATCGCCGAGGGCGCCACCGCCCTGCACTACGGCCAGCAGTGCTTCGAGGGCCTCAAGGCCTACCGCTGCAAGGACGGCAGCATCAACCTGTTCCGCCCGGACCGCAACGCCGCGCGCATGCAGGACAGCTGCCGCCGCCTGCTGATGCCCGAAATCAGCACCGAGCAGTTCATCGAGGCCTGCCGGCAGGTCGTGCGCGCCAACGAGCACTTCATCCCCCCCTACGGCACGGGCGGCAGCTTCTACCTGCGGCCCTTCCTGATCGGCGTGGGCGACAACCTCGGCGTGCGCACCGCGCCCGAATTCCTGTTCAGCGTGTTTGGCGTGCCGGTCGGCCCGTACTTCAAGGGCGGCCTGACCCCCATGAACTTCATCACGACCAGCTTCGACCGCGCCGCGCCGCACGGCACCGGCGCCGCCAAGGTCGGCGGGAACTACGCCGCCAGCCTGATGCCCGGCCACGAGGCCAAGGAACGCAAGTTCGCCGACGCGATCTACCTCGACCCCGCCACGCACACCAAAATCGAGGAGGTGGGCGCCGCCAACTTCTTCGCCATCACCAGGGACGGCACGACCTTCGTCACCCCGAAATCCCCCAGCATCCTGCCCAGCATCACCAAGTACAGCCTGCTGTGGCTCGCCGAGCACCGCCTGGGCCTGAAGGTCGTGGAGGGCGACGTGCGCGTGGACGAACTCGACCAGTTCGCCGAGGCCGGCGCCTGCGGCACCGCCGCCGTGATCACCCCGGTCGGCGGCATCCAGCACGGCGAGCACTTTCATGTGTTCCACAGCGAGACCGAACCCGGCCCGATCACCCGCCGCCTGTACGACGAACTCACCGGCATCCAGTTCGGGGACGTCGAGGCGCCCGAAGGCTGGATCGTTAAGGTCTGA
- the hisH gene encoding imidazole glycerol phosphate synthase subunit HisH translates to MSAPEVALLDYGAGNVRSAARALERAGMRVRLTATPDGLENAAGIVIPGQGHFRQVMEAFDAAGLRDPVLAAARAGQPILGICVGMQLLLTGSEEAPGVPGLDLVSGQVRRFTPAPERKVPQMGWNALEPRGDSPLLRGLPTPAHAYFVHSYYVPEDVPVTDGALTTFGVPFWAAFSAGNLHATQFHPEKSGAVGLGILNRFRQHVLNG, encoded by the coding sequence GTGAGCGCCCCGGAAGTCGCGCTGCTCGACTACGGCGCCGGGAACGTCCGCAGCGCCGCCCGCGCCCTGGAACGCGCCGGGATGCGCGTGCGCCTGACCGCCACCCCCGACGGCCTGGAGAATGCTGCCGGCATCGTCATACCCGGGCAGGGGCACTTCCGGCAGGTGATGGAGGCCTTCGACGCCGCCGGGCTGCGCGACCCGGTCCTGGCCGCCGCCCGCGCGGGCCAGCCGATCCTGGGCATCTGCGTGGGGATGCAGCTCCTGCTGACCGGCAGCGAGGAGGCGCCCGGCGTGCCCGGCCTGGACCTCGTGTCCGGACAGGTGCGGCGCTTCACGCCCGCCCCGGAACGCAAGGTGCCGCAGATGGGCTGGAACGCCCTGGAACCCCGCGGGGACTCGCCGCTGCTGCGCGGCCTGCCCACGCCGGCACACGCGTACTTCGTGCACTCCTACTACGTGCCGGAGGACGTGCCGGTCACGGACGGCGCCCTGACCACCTTCGGCGTGCCGTTCTGGGCGGCCTTCAGCGCCGGGAACCTGCACGCCACGCAGTTCCACCCGGAGAAGAGCGGCGCGGTGGGCCTGGGCATCCTGAACCGCTTCCGGCAGCACGTCCTGAACGGCTGA
- the hisB gene encoding imidazoleglycerol-phosphate dehydratase HisB, protein MSRTATVHRQTSETDIRVQLDLDAAAPATAPRTGHGFLDHMLDALARHSRLHLTVEARGDLHIDPHHLIEDTGITLGQALHQALGDRRGIERYGSAFVPMDETLAHVVVDLSGRAHLAFEPERLDVYGDAGGMNHYHLREFLRGLCNHAGVTLHVRLLAGREAHHVIEAVVKALARALRDAVQVTGEALPSTKGSL, encoded by the coding sequence ATGAGCCGTACGGCCACCGTGCACCGCCAGACCAGCGAAACCGACATTCGCGTCCAGCTCGACCTCGACGCCGCCGCCCCCGCGACCGCCCCGCGCACCGGCCACGGCTTCCTGGACCACATGCTCGACGCGCTGGCCCGCCACAGCCGCCTGCACCTCACCGTGGAGGCCCGGGGGGACCTGCACATCGACCCGCATCACCTGATCGAGGACACCGGCATCACCCTCGGGCAGGCCCTGCACCAGGCGCTCGGAGACCGGCGCGGCATTGAACGCTACGGCAGCGCCTTCGTGCCCATGGACGAGACCCTGGCGCACGTGGTCGTGGACCTCTCCGGCCGGGCGCACCTCGCCTTCGAACCCGAACGGCTCGACGTGTACGGCGACGCGGGCGGCATGAACCACTACCACCTGCGCGAGTTCCTGCGCGGCCTGTGCAACCACGCCGGCGTCACCCTGCACGTGCGGCTCCTCGCGGGTCGCGAGGCGCACCACGTCATCGAGGCGGTCGTCAAGGCCCTGGCCCGCGCCCTGCGCGACGCCGTGCAGGTCACCGGCGAGGCGCTGCCCAGCACCAAGGGCAGCCTGTGA